A window of the Scyliorhinus torazame isolate Kashiwa2021f chromosome 12, sScyTor2.1, whole genome shotgun sequence genome harbors these coding sequences:
- the LOC140386538 gene encoding ICOS ligand-like gives MELFFPGLWLSVFAAVTGPIDSSCAQGSSINVVATHGGGAVLPCSSGGGLIERVYWQREQVEGGDPEMVNAYCAIWSDCNPTDTRRTDFIGNSTLGNFSLRLRQVNLRDEGCYHCVIQVKRKDLLIIEHCYIQLNIVAQYSKPLIELNQLGDVALGEMELNCSSSGGYPEAGVRWVNKSDNSTFPEELVQTESSIDKLGLYIVTSVLRFHVADGTIACHIVNNRTKDVTESEKVLPESPGSTNYRIVSGAANQTMLSYILCFLFVSLSFFLD, from the exons ATGGAGCTGTTTTTCCCTGGGCTATGGCTATCGGTTTTCGCTGCTGTAACAG GACCGATCGATTCCTCTTGCGCACAAGGCTCAAGCATTAACGTTGTGGCGACTCACGGGGGGGGAGCCGTCCTCCCCTGCAGCTCTGGTGGCGGCCTGATCGAGAGGGTTTACTGGCAGAGGGAGCAGGTCGAGGGTGGTGATCCGGAAATGGTGAACGCCTATTGCGCGATTTGGAGTGACTGCAACCCCACCGACACCAGGCGAACGGACTTCATTGGCAACTCGACACTGGGCAATTTCTCCCTCCGTCTTCGCCAGGTGAACCTCAGAGACGAAGGTTGCTACCACTGCGTGATACAAGTGAAGCGGAAGGACCTACTGATCATTGAGCACTGTTACATTCAGCTGAATATTGTCG CCCAGTACAGTAAGCCGCTGATCGAGCTCAATCAACTCGGAGATGTGGCTCTGGGTGAGATGGAGCTCAACTGTTCTAGCAGCGGCGGGTACCCAGAGGCAGGAGTGCGCTGGGTGAATAAATCAGACAACAGCACCTTTCCTGAGGAGCTGGTGCAGACGGAGAGCAGCATCGACAAGCTTGGACTGTACATTGTGACCAGTGTCCTGAGGTTCCACGTCGCTGATGGCACCATCGCATGTCACATCGTCAACAACAGAACCAAAGACGTCACAGAATCCGAAAAGG TGTTACCCGAAAGTCCTGGATCAACGAATTACCGTATTGTTTCTGGAGCAGCCAATCAGACAATGCTGTCGTATATTTTGTGcttcctgtttgtgtctctgtcgttCTTCCTGGACTAA